One bacterium genomic window, ATAAAGCAACAAGCAAGGCTCTTCAGTTTTGAATTTTGAATTGTAAAAATTTACAATTTGCAATGGACAATTCTTATGCTAAAACAACCCTGTCCTTCCCCTCCTTTTTTGCTTGGTAAAGGGCTTTATCTGCTGCCTGGATAATCGCCTCTTCTCTCCCTCCATCATCGGGATAGGATGCTATACCAAGGCTTATGGTAACAACCTCGGGAAGGCCTGCCATAATGTAAAGCCTTTCCCTTACAAGAGAAAGCATCTTTTCTCCTACAGTAAGCGCCCTCTCCTTTGTTGTCTGGGGAAGGATGATCACAAATTCCTCTCCTCCATACCTTGCAACCACATCTATCTCCCTTTGAAAAATCTCTTTTGCTATTTGAGAAAGCCCTTTTAAAACCTCATCTCCCTTTGGATGACCATAGGTATCATTTATCTTTTTGAAATTATCTATATCAAACATAAGGAGGGAGAAAACAAGGTTATATCTCTCTGATCTCTTTATCTCCTTATGAAGTGTCTCTTTGAAGTATCGATGGTTGTAAAGGGAGGTTAAGCCATCGGTAATCGCAAGCTCCTCTATCTTTTTATGTAAAAGCCCATTCTCAATAGCAATAGAAGAATTGTCTGTTAAAAGCTTTATAAGCCTTATGTCGTCAGCAGAAAATGTATTTATCTTTGTATGTGCGACAGACAATAAACCAATCAGGCGATCACCAACCTTAAATGGTATTCCCTCAAATGCACCAAGAATGCTTCCCTGTCCTTTATCAGAGACAATCAAAGCAGGGTTATCAATCTTTACCACAAGATTTTCCTCACCTGGCAGAGAACCAGCAAAGCTTGTATATTTCTTAAGGGTTTTATCTTTAAAAAGTGAAATAAAGGATTCTGTCCTTGGAAGGGCAAGGTGTATCCTTAACAAAAAAATGTCTTGCTCATAGATCAATATGCCGCAGGCAACATATTCTACCATTTCGGAAAGAAGGGTTACAAGCTCTGTAATAATTTCATCGTAGTTTAATGTCCTAGAAAGGGTTGTATTTATCTTGTTAATAACCGAAAGCTCATAAAGGCTTTTATCAAGAAGGCTATTTGTATTTGCAATAATCTTTTTTCTTGTCTCTCCCCTTTTTATTTCTACTTTAAGCCCTTCTATCTCTTCCTTTAGCCTTTTATTCTCTATTTCTAGCTTCTCTAAATCCGCACATTCAATTAAATTCATCCGATAAAAGATTTAACCGCAGAAAGAAGCTCATCTGGTGTATATGGCTTTGTAAGATATTCATCAGAGCCTGTTTCTTTTCCCCTAAACTTATCTGCCTTAAGGGTCTTTGCGGTAAGCATAACCACAGGAATGTCCTTGTATGATGGGTCGTTTTTAAGCATCCTACATACCTGATAACCATTCATTTCGGGGATAGTAATATCTAAAAGAATAAGGTCATATCTTTTTTCATAGACCTTCTCCATAGCCTCCAAGCCATCATAGGCAACATCTACCTCGTAGCCTGCCTCAGAGAGGAATATCCTTTCTGTTTCTACCAGGTCTTCCTCATCTTCAACCAGAAGAATGCTTTTCATAGCATAATAAAATCAGCCTCTAGCTTCTTTAACAAGGATTCCTTGTCTTCTCCATCCTCGGGAAATACAGCTATGCCATAGCTTACATAAATTGTTTGGGGAACATCCTTGAATAAATCACCATCAACAAATTCCCTTAGCCTATTTCCTACCTTTTCTGCCTCCTCTTTTCCTGCATGAAGAAGGATAATAAAAAATCCCCTATCTTTATACCTTATAACCCTGTCAGATTTGTGAATCTCAGCCTTTATCCTCTCTTCTATATTTGAAAGAAGCCTCCATTTCTCATTTTCACTTTTAATTTTAAGATAATTTTCAAGCTTAATAAGGATTATGGAAAAATATGCCTCCTCTGTCTTTGCACGGAATATCTCCTCCTCCAATGAGAGATGAAAATATTTATCTATCTTGGGAAGGGTTACAATAAATTTTGTTCCCTTCCCAATTTCACTTTCTACACTTATCCTTCCCTTGTGCATATTGACAAAGTGCTTAACAATGGTAAGCCCTAAGCCTGTTCCCTCTATTTGCTCTGCTGTGGTTGCCCTCTGGAATTTGCCGAAGATTCTATCAAGCTCATTAGAGGGAATGCCAACCCCTGTATCAGATACAGAGATATAGATATCCTCCTCCTTTGCTTTCCCTGATATTGTTATCTTTCCCTCAGGGGGTGTGAACTTACAAGCATTTGAAAGGAGGTTTGTCAATATATGGGTAATTCCCTCTTTATCGCCATAGATTTCTGGAAAACCATCCTCAATATCTATTTTTAGTTCTATTTTTTTGGAAAGAAGCACCCCTTTTATGCTTGTTATTGAATCCTCAATAAGGTTTGGAATGCTTACCACATCCATTCTTAATGAGACCATCCCCGATTCTATCCTTGAAATATCAAGGAGGTTATTGATAACCCTAAGCAATCTCTCTGTATTTTTTTTAATAATCTCAATAAATCTTGTTTGCTTTTCAGAAAGAAGAGATGCCTCCAATAAGTAAATAGAATTTGTAATAGAGGTAAGGGGTGTTCTTAACTCATGGGAGACATTGGCAATAAGCTCATTTTTTAATCTTTCTATCTTTTTTTCCTCGGTAATATCCCTGATAATAGCTGCAACAGCGAAAAAATTTCCTTCTTCATCATCAATCCTGGAGGCAACAATATTGAGCATCTTGGAAGTGCTGCCCATATCTGTTTTCTTTATAAATTCTATCTCTTCCATAATTGGCATATCTTTTTCAGATGCCCTCTCGATAACGCCGATAATAGAAGCATGCTCTTTTTGAATAAGTATATCGTCTTTTTTTACACCCAGGAGCCTTTGAGCAACAGG contains:
- a CDS encoding ATP-binding protein, whose protein sequence is MKKVLIIGGGRRGKGLLEILHRDPNVEITGVVDKKDDALGIKSAKELNIPIYTDYKALFTKPIDIVLDVSGDPSVFEEVFKLKREETEVLGGFVARLISDVLLERHNAHSLISAQKKEIESMVHGMGEAVLVIDKEKKIFLVNPVAQRLLGVKKDDILIQKEHASIIGVIERASEKDMPIMEEIEFIKKTDMGSTSKMLNIVASRIDDEEGNFFAVAAIIRDITEEKKIERLKNELIANVSHELRTPLTSITNSIYLLEASLLSEKQTRFIEIIKKNTERLLRVINNLLDISRIESGMVSLRMDVVSIPNLIEDSITSIKGVLLSKKIELKIDIEDGFPEIYGDKEGITHILTNLLSNACKFTPPEGKITISGKAKEEDIYISVSDTGVGIPSNELDRIFGKFQRATTAEQIEGTGLGLTIVKHFVNMHKGRISVESEIGKGTKFIVTLPKIDKYFHLSLEEEIFRAKTEEAYFSIILIKLENYLKIKSENEKWRLLSNIEERIKAEIHKSDRVIRYKDRGFFIILLHAGKEEAEKVGNRLREFVDGDLFKDVPQTIYVSYGIAVFPEDGEDKESLLKKLEADFIML
- a CDS encoding diguanylate cyclase, coding for MNLIECADLEKLEIENKRLKEEIEGLKVEIKRGETRKKIIANTNSLLDKSLYELSVINKINTTLSRTLNYDEIITELVTLLSEMVEYVACGILIYEQDIFLLRIHLALPRTESFISLFKDKTLKKYTSFAGSLPGEENLVVKIDNPALIVSDKGQGSILGAFEGIPFKVGDRLIGLLSVAHTKINTFSADDIRLIKLLTDNSSIAIENGLLHKKIEELAITDGLTSLYNHRYFKETLHKEIKRSERYNLVFSLLMFDIDNFKKINDTYGHPKGDEVLKGLSQIAKEIFQREIDVVARYGGEEFVIILPQTTKERALTVGEKMLSLVRERLYIMAGLPEVVTISLGIASYPDDGGREEAIIQAADKALYQAKKEGKDRVVLA
- a CDS encoding response regulator, translating into MKSILLVEDEEDLVETERIFLSEAGYEVDVAYDGLEAMEKVYEKRYDLILLDITIPEMNGYQVCRMLKNDPSYKDIPVVMLTAKTLKADKFRGKETGSDEYLTKPYTPDELLSAVKSFIG